The following are from one region of the Streptomyces decoyicus genome:
- a CDS encoding NACHT domain-containing protein — MEAAAIGARLASSVVAPLIKKLFVADGPGAGLVDKPLRVSKLVSFKGEKRALSDEDLHKIAEELVNRAAQSTGVEERLPAYEQRAVAHAVADSLRALGYIDMDDVQAVQLGYLALSRHLRSQSPSATLGLSSDAVTLHASVLDTACLHILQFFTQRSTFVARTLIEHSRRIEELSLKIDSLIARTPSPADGPFEDRYAEYIASKHGKLTIFGLDLSEAPENWPLDAAYLSLDAVGSRTNAIPTLLPADHVLAGRDRVLLRGVAGSGKTTLVQWLAVSTARKALDERLLYLYGLVPFVLPLRTLTRGGAKLPTPDGLLSAVDCPIANLQPTGWFDRVLRSGRGLILIDGIDEIPESERQEARRWLQGLVSSYPSNRWLVTSRPSAVREDWLVGDDFAELDLAPMSRENVAEFIKRWHKAAGIGDRYARDLLRSVRTKQDLGRLATNPLMCALICALHQDRRGYLPDGRKEVYDAALSMLLSRRDRERGIYKPGTIRISEEYHIQLIQKLAYWMIRNGRSEMDRTDAVELLQHALPAMPKIADQGSAEEIYHHLLIRSGLLREPSAGSMDFIHRTFQDYLGAKAAVEGLDFDFLIAHAHLDQWEDVIRMSVAHARTMERTRLLTGLIERGDASEKDSRRLHLLAAACLEHATELDPVVRTDVEQRAAALIPPRSADQARALADVGPVVLDLLPGPQGLSADEAYFTVLSATRIVTDAAISVLAQYRDLPDLRVRSELARVWSRFERDRFAEEVIAHLGEEDLYFCVSNAHELQALRRFGGRSRIRMTGAIAPEEFQSFCDRTRLTHLWVEADLDTTWEWLEYFPNLHTLTFESPLASFDVSTLKNVRSLRTIRISEESLLVGSEALPPSMHVVRAHLSTT; from the coding sequence ATGGAAGCCGCCGCCATTGGCGCTCGCCTCGCCTCAAGCGTCGTAGCGCCGCTGATCAAGAAACTCTTCGTGGCTGACGGACCCGGCGCCGGCTTGGTCGATAAGCCGCTGCGCGTCTCGAAGCTCGTTTCGTTCAAGGGTGAGAAACGTGCCCTGTCGGACGAAGACCTGCACAAGATCGCCGAAGAACTGGTCAATCGCGCTGCGCAGTCAACGGGCGTCGAGGAACGTCTGCCGGCATACGAACAGCGTGCCGTCGCACACGCAGTAGCGGACTCATTGAGGGCGCTTGGCTACATCGACATGGATGATGTACAAGCTGTGCAGCTCGGGTACCTCGCCCTCTCCCGGCATCTGCGGTCGCAGAGCCCCTCAGCCACTCTCGGCTTATCCAGCGACGCAGTGACACTTCATGCGAGTGTGCTCGACACCGCATGCCTGCACATCCTGCAGTTCTTTACTCAGAGGTCAACTTTCGTTGCCCGTACGCTGATTGAACACAGCCGTCGGATCGAGGAGTTGTCTCTCAAGATTGATTCCCTGATTGCGCGGACTCCGTCGCCGGCCGACGGCCCTTTCGAGGACCGCTACGCCGAGTACATTGCGTCAAAACATGGCAAGTTGACCATCTTCGGGCTCGATCTGTCCGAGGCGCCGGAAAATTGGCCCCTCGATGCCGCTTATCTCAGCTTGGACGCAGTGGGCAGCAGAACGAATGCGATCCCCACCCTCCTCCCGGCGGACCATGTGTTGGCAGGCCGCGATCGGGTCCTGCTCCGGGGTGTAGCGGGCTCGGGAAAGACGACACTCGTGCAGTGGCTGGCGGTGTCCACCGCACGGAAGGCTCTCGACGAACGCCTGCTGTACCTCTACGGCCTGGTGCCCTTCGTGCTGCCGCTGCGCACGCTGACCCGAGGCGGGGCCAAACTCCCCACGCCCGACGGGCTCCTGTCCGCCGTCGACTGCCCCATCGCCAATCTCCAGCCCACGGGGTGGTTCGACCGGGTGCTGAGGTCGGGGCGCGGGTTGATCCTGATCGACGGAATCGACGAGATTCCGGAAAGCGAACGCCAAGAGGCCCGTCGTTGGTTACAGGGGCTGGTCAGTTCGTACCCCAGCAACCGGTGGCTGGTGACCTCTCGACCTTCGGCCGTACGCGAGGACTGGTTGGTCGGTGACGACTTCGCAGAACTCGACCTGGCGCCGATGAGCCGGGAGAACGTCGCGGAGTTCATCAAGCGGTGGCACAAGGCCGCAGGCATCGGCGACCGCTATGCCAGAGATCTCCTGCGGTCCGTCCGGACCAAACAAGACCTGGGCCGACTCGCCACCAACCCCCTGATGTGCGCGCTGATCTGCGCACTTCACCAGGACCGTCGTGGCTACCTCCCGGACGGCCGAAAAGAAGTCTACGATGCCGCCCTCTCCATGCTGCTGTCCCGGCGTGACCGCGAGCGCGGAATCTACAAGCCAGGGACCATCCGCATCAGCGAGGAATACCATATCCAGTTGATCCAGAAGCTGGCCTACTGGATGATCCGCAACGGCCGTTCCGAGATGGACCGGACTGACGCCGTCGAGCTTCTGCAGCACGCACTACCAGCGATGCCGAAGATCGCCGACCAAGGATCGGCAGAGGAAATCTACCATCACCTGCTGATCCGCAGCGGTCTCCTGCGTGAACCAAGTGCAGGTTCGATGGATTTCATTCACCGAACCTTTCAGGATTACCTGGGCGCCAAGGCTGCGGTGGAAGGTCTTGACTTCGACTTTCTCATCGCGCACGCGCACCTCGATCAATGGGAAGACGTTATCCGGATGTCCGTTGCTCACGCTCGGACCATGGAGCGAACCCGCCTCCTCACCGGCCTCATCGAACGAGGAGACGCATCGGAGAAGGACAGCAGGCGCCTCCATTTGCTGGCAGCCGCCTGTTTGGAGCACGCGACAGAACTGGACCCTGTGGTGCGCACGGATGTAGAGCAGCGGGCTGCGGCACTGATTCCGCCTCGATCAGCCGATCAGGCACGCGCGCTGGCCGATGTAGGGCCGGTCGTCCTGGACCTGCTGCCCGGGCCTCAAGGACTCTCCGCCGACGAGGCATACTTCACCGTATTGTCTGCCACCCGCATCGTCACCGACGCCGCAATTTCAGTATTGGCGCAATATCGTGATCTTCCGGATCTCCGCGTTCGTTCCGAACTGGCCAGGGTCTGGAGCCGATTTGAGCGCGACCGATTCGCCGAGGAGGTCATCGCTCACCTAGGCGAGGAGGACCTCTACTTCTGCGTCTCGAATGCACACGAGTTGCAAGCGCTCCGACGGTTCGGCGGCCGTTCCCGGATCAGGATGACAGGCGCAATCGCACCCGAAGAATTCCAATCCTTCTGCGATCGGACCCGCCTCACTCATCTGTGGGTGGAGGCCGACTTGGACACCACATGGGAGTGGCTCGAGTACTTCCCGAATCTACACACCCTCACCTTCGAAAGTCCGCTCGCAAGTTTCGATGTGAGCACCCTGAAGAACGTCAGGTCCCTGCGCACCATTCGCATCTCCGAGGAATCTCTACTCGTTGGATCAGAGGCTCTCCCTCCCTCCATGCACGTTGTGCGAGCGCACCTGAGTACGACCTGA
- a CDS encoding S1 family peptidase, protein MTSVPAYAVAGGTATPGGAYTFAVKLDIGDGKRSCSGALVDKQWVLTAAGCFADDPKSPKVTEGAPKWKTTATVGRTDLTGTAGTVTDVTQVVPYAGRDVVMAQLAKPVSGVTPVAVSSAPPTQGEELKVIGFGRNKTEWVPDKLHAAAFTVDAVQDGKLEITGKSAAVCKGDTGGPALRESGGRVELVAVNSTSWQGGCLGTDPAETRTGAVDARVDDLGAWVQQVRYRPVFAAPPWEKATHIASGYFTGGSAGGTRHMDMIVRWTDAEVTLYQGSDDKDPRHPFAAEYQLAKPPVAGKTSIWQHVEQLTGASFGGGTDGLVVRWVDGELTQYTHVDAKGFHGEKMLAKAKNTTWPHAQQITAGRYSANQQRDDLLVTWDDGRVTLHPDLGTNGVADKAQKLLAKTSTWTHASQVSAGEFTGKKTMDLLVRWSDGEATLYPGVDTAGFHGESNVRPEKSYWTNTNAMTGGAFVANGPANDVVVTWRNGSVSLYPGVDAAGTHEEIKIVK, encoded by the coding sequence ATGACGAGCGTGCCGGCGTACGCAGTCGCCGGTGGCACCGCCACCCCGGGCGGGGCCTACACGTTCGCCGTGAAACTCGACATCGGTGACGGCAAGCGCAGCTGCTCGGGCGCGCTGGTGGACAAGCAGTGGGTGCTCACCGCCGCCGGCTGCTTCGCCGACGACCCCAAGAGCCCGAAGGTCACCGAGGGCGCGCCCAAGTGGAAGACCACGGCCACCGTCGGCCGTACCGACCTGACCGGTACGGCAGGAACCGTCACGGACGTCACCCAGGTGGTGCCGTATGCGGGGCGCGATGTGGTGATGGCCCAGCTGGCGAAGCCGGTCAGCGGTGTCACGCCCGTGGCCGTATCCTCGGCTCCTCCCACGCAGGGTGAGGAGCTGAAGGTCATCGGTTTTGGGCGGAACAAGACCGAGTGGGTGCCCGACAAGCTGCACGCGGCCGCCTTCACGGTGGACGCGGTGCAGGACGGGAAGCTGGAGATCACCGGCAAGAGCGCGGCGGTGTGCAAGGGCGACACCGGCGGTCCGGCGCTGCGGGAGAGTGGTGGGCGGGTGGAGTTGGTCGCTGTCAACAGCACCTCCTGGCAGGGCGGTTGTCTGGGCACCGATCCGGCCGAGACCCGCACCGGGGCCGTCGATGCCCGGGTGGATGACCTGGGTGCCTGGGTGCAGCAGGTCCGCTACCGCCCGGTCTTCGCCGCCCCGCCGTGGGAGAAGGCCACCCACATCGCGTCGGGCTACTTCACCGGCGGCTCGGCCGGCGGCACCCGGCACATGGACATGATCGTGCGTTGGACCGACGCGGAAGTCACCCTCTATCAGGGTTCCGACGACAAGGACCCCCGCCACCCCTTCGCCGCCGAGTACCAGCTGGCCAAGCCGCCGGTTGCCGGTAAGACCAGCATCTGGCAGCACGTCGAGCAGCTCACGGGTGCGAGCTTCGGCGGCGGTACGGACGGGCTGGTGGTGCGCTGGGTTGACGGGGAGCTGACCCAGTACACCCACGTCGACGCCAAGGGCTTCCACGGGGAGAAGATGCTCGCCAAGGCCAAGAACACCACCTGGCCGCACGCCCAGCAGATCACCGCCGGCCGCTACTCGGCCAACCAGCAGCGTGACGATCTGCTCGTGACCTGGGACGACGGCCGCGTCACCCTCCACCCTGACCTGGGCACCAACGGTGTGGCGGACAAGGCACAGAAGCTGCTCGCCAAAACGAGCACCTGGACGCACGCCAGCCAGGTCAGTGCCGGGGAGTTCACCGGCAAGAAGACCATGGACCTGCTGGTGCGGTGGTCGGACGGCGAGGCCACCCTCTACCCGGGCGTCGACACCGCGGGCTTCCACGGCGAGAGCAACGTCCGCCCGGAGAAGTCCTACTGGACAAACACGAACGCGATGACCGGCGGCGCCTTCGTCGCCAACGGCCCCGCCAACGACGTCGTTGTCACTTGGCGCAACGGGTCGGTCAGTCTCTACCCGGGTGTGGACGCCGCTGGAACACACGAGGAAATCAAGATCGTCAAATGA
- a CDS encoding peptidylprolyl isomerase: MKFRHKRSTTLDLALALQRELTGRAGSWELTFLPRPVAPETDLFRAGLTSWARTAGSGLPAFLAAARRPEDLRTLVDDDLLRPGTELVTTALTAAAPTLTDALSLFEEDRKQAAVEVNDFLAPERYLAPLCAALGTVDTGRTLDLHLVPLAPYPPATGFLTAAGKATGVYVDCRRFRGSTLADAVLTMLGWAQLKSGNIPEGHLSTELVRRMPGGAPYQRRLRVILTKILVEVTAGHLVRAVDSAHRPCADVLGTKWRYPRLHAVAERHWSRYLDGDIDRDEALTAMTRDLTAHSPRWFVDHIDPSSLAADFYLLEWLTAAGDRTAGARLSRWLPHLCAELAGHLDNVIGNELGHYERARTQHHPQELADFITQINQGDSRVTWQRLRRELGHGRALQLATEAFAGPGIEFGGEAWAPVAAMVRRYVLHELPDRVFVDQCFTLEHNNGSLFDKYHDTSTMREVLDAQAATDLDKLLTHASAEVRELWHGQHRTSAEHHPMWLGPPSTAPTAPTAPTAPTEAGTYQSGWDGACLPGNAPGTVGCGDRSDPSAYDPSHDPLRDSPVRVRHTVTRRPFSSSLRIYRAVTAVLHTEHGDIHLTLRPDEAPYTVDNFVGLATGSRTWTDPLTGTTGEGGFYDGTDFHRRVPGFVVQGGDRLGTGHGSAGYRIPDEIHPERDFTRPFQLAMANLGRDSTGSQFFITLAPAPHLDGHYTIFGEVTGTPSKNVVSEIAGSPTAVRLHRVTVSTA, from the coding sequence GTGAAGTTCCGTCACAAGCGCAGCACCACCCTCGACCTCGCTCTGGCGCTCCAGCGCGAGTTGACCGGGCGGGCAGGTTCCTGGGAGCTCACCTTCCTGCCCAGGCCGGTCGCCCCGGAGACGGACCTGTTCCGTGCCGGACTGACGTCGTGGGCACGGACGGCCGGCTCCGGACTCCCCGCCTTCCTGGCCGCCGCACGCCGGCCGGAGGATCTCCGCACGCTGGTCGACGACGACCTCCTGCGCCCCGGAACAGAGCTCGTCACCACCGCGCTGACCGCCGCCGCGCCGACCCTCACCGACGCGCTTTCCCTCTTCGAGGAGGACCGCAAGCAGGCCGCCGTGGAGGTGAACGACTTCCTCGCGCCCGAGCGTTATCTGGCTCCGCTCTGCGCGGCGTTGGGCACGGTCGACACCGGCCGGACGCTGGACCTCCACCTCGTGCCGCTCGCCCCCTATCCGCCCGCCACGGGCTTTCTGACCGCCGCGGGCAAGGCCACGGGGGTCTACGTCGACTGCCGCCGGTTCCGGGGATCGACCCTCGCGGACGCCGTCCTGACCATGCTGGGCTGGGCCCAGCTGAAATCCGGGAACATTCCCGAGGGCCATCTCTCCACCGAGCTCGTCCGGCGCATGCCGGGCGGCGCCCCGTACCAGCGCCGGCTGCGGGTCATCCTCACCAAGATCCTCGTCGAGGTGACGGCCGGCCATCTGGTGCGCGCGGTGGACTCCGCGCATCGTCCCTGCGCCGACGTGCTGGGCACCAAGTGGCGCTATCCGCGGCTCCATGCCGTGGCCGAGCGGCATTGGTCCCGGTATCTCGACGGCGACATCGACCGCGACGAAGCCCTCACCGCGATGACCAGGGACCTCACCGCGCACAGTCCGCGCTGGTTCGTCGACCATATCGACCCGTCCTCGCTCGCCGCCGACTTCTATCTGCTGGAGTGGCTGACAGCGGCAGGCGACCGCACGGCCGGAGCACGGCTGTCCCGCTGGCTGCCCCACCTGTGCGCCGAGTTGGCGGGCCATCTGGACAACGTCATCGGCAATGAGCTCGGACACTACGAACGCGCCAGGACTCAGCACCACCCGCAAGAACTGGCGGACTTCATCACGCAGATCAACCAGGGCGACAGTCGCGTCACCTGGCAACGTCTGCGACGCGAACTGGGCCATGGACGAGCACTCCAGCTCGCCACCGAGGCATTCGCCGGCCCGGGCATCGAGTTCGGCGGCGAGGCCTGGGCTCCGGTCGCCGCCATGGTGCGGCGCTACGTCCTCCACGAGCTGCCCGACAGAGTCTTCGTCGACCAGTGCTTCACCCTTGAGCACAACAACGGTTCACTCTTCGACAAGTACCACGACACCTCCACCATGCGCGAGGTGCTGGACGCCCAAGCAGCAACCGATCTCGACAAGCTGCTCACCCATGCGTCCGCAGAAGTCCGAGAACTATGGCACGGACAGCACCGCACCTCGGCGGAACACCATCCGATGTGGCTCGGGCCGCCTTCGACTGCGCCCACCGCACCGACCGCGCCCACCGCACCGACCGAGGCCGGCACTTATCAATCAGGGTGGGACGGCGCCTGCCTGCCCGGAAACGCACCCGGCACGGTCGGATGCGGAGATCGCAGCGATCCGAGCGCGTACGACCCCTCGCACGACCCGCTGCGCGACTCCCCGGTGCGAGTCCGCCACACGGTCACCCGCCGCCCCTTCTCCTCCTCCTTGAGGATCTATCGAGCCGTTACCGCCGTCCTGCACACCGAGCACGGCGACATCCACCTCACGCTACGCCCCGACGAAGCCCCTTATACGGTGGACAACTTCGTAGGCCTGGCCACCGGAAGCCGCACCTGGACCGACCCCCTGACCGGAACCACGGGCGAGGGCGGTTTCTACGACGGCACGGACTTCCACCGCCGTGTGCCCGGTTTCGTCGTCCAAGGCGGCGACCGACTCGGCACCGGCCACGGCAGCGCCGGATACCGGATACCCGACGAGATCCATCCAGAGCGGGATTTCACGCGGCCGTTCCAACTGGCCATGGCAAACCTCGGCCGGGACAGCACCGGTTCCCAGTTCTTCATCACCCTCGCGCCGGCACCACACCTGGACGGGCACTACACCATCTTCGGGGAGGTGACAGGCACCCCGTCGAAGAACGTGGTCAGCGAAATCGCCGGCTCCCCCACGGCGGTCCGGCTCCACCGGGTGACGGTCTCCACCGCCTGA